The following proteins come from a genomic window of Miscanthus floridulus cultivar M001 chromosome 2, ASM1932011v1, whole genome shotgun sequence:
- the LOC136529117 gene encoding xanthine dehydrogenase-like isoform X2 yields MGSLTRAAEEDPAAAEEEWSDEAVIYVNGVRRVLPDGLAHLTLLQYLRDIGLRGTKLGCGEGGCGACTVMVSCFDRITKKSLHFAINACLAPLYSVEGMHVITVEGIGDRQRGLHPVQECLAKAHGSQCGFCTPGFVMSMYALLRSSKQPPTEDQIEDCLAGNLCRCTGYRPIIDAFRVFAKTDNLAYTNSSSENANDQAICPSTGKPCSCRNETDINVNESSLSSSVERYSPYSYNEIDGSAYNERELIFPPELQLRKVMPLKLNGFNEIKWYRPLKLKQLLHLKSCYLDAKLIIGNSEVGVETKFKNAQYKVMISVTHIPELNTLKVKEDGIHIGSAVRLAQLQNFLKKVIAECDLPETSSCQAIVRQLKWFAGTQIRNVASVGGNICTASPISDLNPLWIAVGAKFQIIDVNSNVRTTLAKDFFLGYRKVDMKPEEILLSIILPWTRPFEYVKEFKQAHRREDDIALVNAGMRVYLHEAEGNWIISDVSIVFGGVAAVPLSASRTENFLTGKKWDSGLLDDTFNLLKEDISLSENAPGGMIEFRRSLTLSFFFKFFLSVTHEMKIKGLLEDGLHADHLSAVQPYSRPVTVGTQSYELVRQGTSVGQPMVHMSAMLQVTGEAEYTDDTPTPPNTLHAALVLSKKAHARILSIDDSLAKSSPGFTGLFLSKDIPGVNHTGPAIHDEEFFASDIVTCVGQIIGIVVADTHDNAKTAANKVHIEYCELPAILSIEEAVKNGSFHPNTKKCLVKGDVEQCFLSGACDRIVSGQVHVGGQEHFYMEPQCTLVWPVDSGNEIHMVSSTQDPQKHQKYVASVLGLPQSKVVCKTKRIGGGFGGKETRSAIFAAAASVPSFCLRRPVKLVLDRDVDMISTGQRHSFLGKYKVGFTNEGKILALDLEIYNNGGHSLDLSLAVLERAMFHSENVYDIANIRINGQVCFTNFPSNTAFRGFGGPQGLLIAENWIHHIATELQRSPEEIKELNFHNDGVVLHYGQLLQNCTIGSVWDQLKASCNFVEARKAVNSFNSNNRWRKRGIAMIPTKFGISFTAKFMNQAGALVQVYTDGTVLVTHGGVEMGQGLHTKVAQVAASSFNIPLSSVFISETSTDKLAQACYMERVDLSAHGFYSTPNIGFDWTIGKGTPFNYFTYGAAFAEVEIDTLTGDFYTRTADIVMDLGFSINPAIDIGQIEGAFIQGLGWAAMEELKRGDDNHKWIRPGHLFTCGPGSYKIPSVNDIPLNFKVSLLKGVPNPKAIHSSKAVGEPPFFLGSTVLFAIKDAIFAARAEEGHLGWFPLDNPATPERIRMACVDSITKKFAGIDYRPKLSV; encoded by the exons ATGGGGTCGCTCACGAGGGCGGCGGAGGAGGACCCAGCGGCTGCGGAAGAGGAGTGGTCCGACGAGGCCGTCATCTACGTCAACGGCGTCCGTCGCGTGCTCCCCGACGGCCTCGCTCACCTCACCCTGCTGCAGTACCTTAGag ATATTGGCCTTCGAGGAACAAAGCTTGGATGTGGTGAAGGTGGTTGTGGAGCCTGCACTGTCATGGTCTCTTGCTTTGACCGTATTACAAAGAAATCACT GCATTTTGCAATCAATGCATGTTTGGCTCCACTTTATTCTGTGGAAGGAATGCATGTAATCACAGTTGAGGGAATTGGAGATCGCCAGCGTGGTTTGCACCCAGTTCAG GAATGTTTAGCTAAGGCACATGGTTCACAATGTGGATTTTGCACCCCTGGTTTTGTGATGTCTATGTATGCTCTGCTGAGATCGAGCAAACAGCCTCCTACTGAAGACCAGATTGAAGACTGCCTTGCAGGAAATTTGTGTCGTTGTACTGGCTACCGACCAATTATAGATGCCTTCCGTGTGTTTGCCAAAACGGATAATTTGGCATACACCAATTCATCTTCAGAAAATGCAAATGACCAAGCTATCTGCCCTTCTACTGGGAAGCCATGTTCCTGCAGGAATGAGACAGATATCAATGTTAATGAGTCCTCATTATCGTCGTCTGTGGAAAGATATTCACCTTATTCATACAATGAAATTGATGGGAGTGCATACAACGAGAGGGAACTCATCTTCCCCCCAGAACTTCAGTTGAGAAAAGTTATGCCACTTAAATTAAATGGGTTCAATGAGATCAAATGGTATAGGCCTCTTAAACTAAAGCAATTATTACATTTGAAATCTTGCTACCTGGACGCAAAGCTTATCATTGGTAACTCAGAAGTGGGAGTTGAAACAAAGTTTAAGAATGCCCAATATAAGGTCATGATCTCAGTTACTCACATTCCAGAGCTTAATACCCTCAAAGTTAAAGAAGATGGCATACACATTGGTTCTGCTGTAAGACTTGCACAACTTCAAAATTTCCTTAAAAAGGTTATAGCAGAGTGTGATTTGCCTGAAACTTCGTCATGCCAGGCAATAGTACGTCAGTTAAAATGGTTTGCTGGTACACAAATCAGGAATGTTGCATCTGTTGGTGGTAACATTTGTACTGCTAGTCCAATATCAGACCTAAATCCACTTTGGATAGCTGTAGGTGCAAAATTCCAGATAATAGATGTGAACAGCAATGTCAGAACTACCCTTGCAAAGGATTTCTTTCTTGGTTACCGTAAAGTTGATATGAAACCTGAAGAAATATTGCTTTCTATTATACTACCATGGACAAGGCCTTTTGAATATGTCAAAGAATTTAAACAGGCACATAGAAGGGAGGATGATATTGCTTTGGTTAATGCTGGAATGCGTGTGTATTTACATGAAGCTGAAGGAAATTGGATAATATCTGATGTTTCAATTGTCTTTGGTGGGGTAGCAGCAGTTCCACTTAGTGCTTCAAGGACCGAAAACTTTCTTACTGGAAAGAAGTGGGACTCTGGGTTGCTGGATGATACTTTCAATTTGTTGAAAGAAGACATCTCTCTTTCAGAGAATGCACCTGGTGGAATGATTGAATTTCGCAGATCGCTTACTTTGAGTTTCTTTTTCAAATTTTTCCTTTCTGTTACTCATGAAATGAAAATAAAAGGGTTGTTAGAAGATGGATTGCATGCAGATCATCTGTCAGCTGTACAGCCTTACAGTAGGCCTGTTACTGTTGGAACTCAAAGTTATGAATTAGTAAGGCAAGGAACTTCTGTAGGTCAGCCAATGGTTCATATGTCAGCTATGCTTCAG GTCACTGGTGAGGCTGAATACACTGATGACACACCGACACCTCCCAATACTTTGCATGCTGCTTTGGTGCTGAGTAAGAAGGCTCATGCTCGCATATTGTCTATTGATGATTCACTTGCCAAATCTTCCCCTGGCTTTACTGGGCTGTTCCTTTCAAAAGACATACCTGGTGTTAACCATACTGGACCAGCTATCCATGATGAGGAGTTTTTTGCATCCGACATTGTTACTTGTGTTGGTCAG ATCATTGGAATTGTTGTTGCTGATACCCATGATAATGCAAAAACTGCTGCCAACAAAGTACATATCGAGTATTGTGAGCTCCCAGCGATTTTATCTATAGAGGAAGCTGTCAAGAATGGAAGCTTTCATCCAAATACCAAGAAATGCCTTGTAAAAGGCGATGTAGAACAATGTTTCCTGTCTGGTGCATGTGACAGAATTGTATCAGGACAAGTTCATGTTGGAGGTCAAGAGCATTTTTACATGGAACCTCAATGCACTCTTGTCTGGCCAGTGGATTCTGGAAATGAAATTCATATGGTCTCATCTACTCAA GATCCGCAGAAGCATCAGAAATATGTTGCTAGCGTTCTTGGTCTTCCACAATCAAAAGTTGTTTGCAAGACTAAGCGTATTGGTGGCGGATTTGGTGGAAAAGAAACCAGATCAGCAATATTTGCTGCAGCAGCATCTGTACCCTCTTTCTGTCTGAGAAGGCCAGTAAAGCTTGTTTTGGACAGAGACGTTGACATGATATCAACTGGACAGAGGCACAGTTTCCTTGGGAAATATAAG GTGGGATTTACCAATGAAGGGAAGATACTGGCCCTAGACCTGGAAATTTATAACAACGGTGGTCATTCACTTGATCTGTCCCTAGCAGTACTGGAGCGTGCTATGTTTCATTCAGAAAATGTCTATGACATAGCAAACATCAGAATCAATGGGCAAGTATGCTTTACAAACTTCCCAAGTAACACTGCTTTCCGAGGTTTTGGTGGTCCACAAGGCTTGTTGATTGCAGAGAATTGGATTCACCATATAGCTACAGAACTCCAACGAAGTCCTGAGGAGATAAAA GAACTTAATTTTCACAATGATGGAGTTGTGCTGCATTATGGCCAGTTGCTCCAGAATTGTACAATAGGTTCAGTTTGGGATCAACTAAAAGCATCTTGTAATTTTGTGGAAGCTCGCAAAGCTGTGAATAGTTTTAACAGTAATAACCGCTGGAGGAAGCGAGGAATTGCCATGATTCCCACAAAATTTGGCATATCCTTCACTGCAAAATTCATGAATCAG GCTGGCGCTCTTGTGCAAGTTTACACTGATGGCACTGTCTTGGTAACACATGGTGGGGTTGAGATGGGACAGGGTTTGCACACAAAGGTAGCCCAAGTTGCtgcttcatcattcaatatcccTCTTAGCTCTGTATTTATATCAGAGACAAGTACTGATAAG TTGGCTCAAGCATGCTACATGGAACGTGTGGATCTGTCTGCTCATGGGTTTTATTCTACACCTAATATTGGTTTTGACTGGACGATTGGCAAGGGAACTCCATTCAATTATTTCACATATGGAGCTGCATTTGCAGAAGTTGAGATCGACACCCTAACTGGGGATTTTTACACAAGGACAGCTGATATTGTTATGGATCTCGGCTTTTCAATTAATCCAGCAATTGACATTGGCCAG ATTGAAGGAGCTTTTATCCAAGGATTGGGCTGGGCAGCCATGGAAGAGCTAAAACGGGGGGATGATAACCATAAGTGGATTCGACCTGGACACCTCTTCACCTGTGGTCCTGGTTCTTACAAAATACCCTCTGTAAATGATATACCTCTAAATTTCAAGGTTTCTCTATTAAAG GGGGTTCCAAATCCGAAGGCTATTCATTCTTCCAAAGCCGTGGGAGAGCCACCATTTTTCCTAGGCTCCACTGTCTTATTTGCGATAAAGGACGCGATCTTTGCGGCAAGGGCTGAGGAGGGGCACTTGGGCTGGTTCCCACTCGACAACCCGGCGACACCAGAAAGAATAAGAATGGCGTGTGTGGATTCCATTACAAAGAAATTTGCCGGCATAGATTACCGGCCCAAGCTTAGTGTATAG
- the LOC136529117 gene encoding xanthine dehydrogenase-like isoform X1 — translation MGSLTRAAEEDPAAAEEEWSDEAVIYVNGVRRVLPDGLAHLTLLQYLRDIGLRGTKLGCGEGGCGACTVMVSCFDRITKKSLHFAINACLAPLYSVEGMHVITVEGIGDRQRGLHPVQECLAKAHGSQCGFCTPGFVMSMYALLRSSKQPPTEDQIEDCLAGNLCRCTGYRPIIDAFRVFAKTDNLAYTNSSSENANDQAICPSTGKPCSCRNETDINVNESSLSSSVERYSPYSYNEIDGSAYNERELIFPPELQLRKVMPLKLNGFNEIKWYRPLKLKQLLHLKSCYLDAKLIIGNSEVGVETKFKNAQYKVMISVTHIPELNTLKVKEDGIHIGSAVRLAQLQNFLKKVIAECDLPETSSCQAIVRQLKWFAGTQIRNVASVGGNICTASPISDLNPLWIAVGAKFQIIDVNSNVRTTLAKDFFLGYRKVDMKPEEILLSIILPWTRPFEYVKEFKQAHRREDDIALVNAGMRVYLHEAEGNWIISDVSIVFGGVAAVPLSASRTENFLTGKKWDSGLLDDTFNLLKEDISLSENAPGGMIEFRRSLTLSFFFKFFLSVTHEMKIKGLLEDGLHADHLSAVQPYSRPVTVGTQSYELVRQGTSVGQPMVHMSAMLQVTGEAEYTDDTPTPPNTLHAALVLSKKAHARILSIDDSLAKSSPGFTGLFLSKDIPGVNHTGPAIHDEEFFASDIVTCVGQIIGIVVADTHDNAKTAANKVHIEYCELPAILSIEEAVKNGSFHPNTKKCLVKGDVEQCFLSGACDRIVSGQVHVGGQEHFYMEPQCTLVWPVDSGNEIHMVSSTQDPQKHQKYVASVLGLPQSKVVCKTKRIGGGFGGKETRSAIFAAAASVPSFCLRRPVKLVLDRDVDMISTGQRHSFLGKYKVGFTNEGKILALDLEIYNNGGHSLDLSLAVLERAMFHSENVYDIANIRINGQVCFTNFPSNTAFRGFGGPQGLLIAENWIHHIATELQRSPEEIKELNFHNDGVVLHYGQLLQNCTIGSVWDQLKASCNFVEARKAVNSFNSNNRWRKRGIAMIPTKFGISFTAKFMNQAGALVQVYTDGTVLVTHGGVEMGQGLHTKVAQVAASSFNIPLSSVFISETSTDKVPNASPTAASASSDLYGAAVLDACQQIKVRMEPIASKGTHNSFAELAQACYMERVDLSAHGFYSTPNIGFDWTIGKGTPFNYFTYGAAFAEVEIDTLTGDFYTRTADIVMDLGFSINPAIDIGQIEGAFIQGLGWAAMEELKRGDDNHKWIRPGHLFTCGPGSYKIPSVNDIPLNFKVSLLKGVPNPKAIHSSKAVGEPPFFLGSTVLFAIKDAIFAARAEEGHLGWFPLDNPATPERIRMACVDSITKKFAGIDYRPKLSV, via the exons ATGGGGTCGCTCACGAGGGCGGCGGAGGAGGACCCAGCGGCTGCGGAAGAGGAGTGGTCCGACGAGGCCGTCATCTACGTCAACGGCGTCCGTCGCGTGCTCCCCGACGGCCTCGCTCACCTCACCCTGCTGCAGTACCTTAGag ATATTGGCCTTCGAGGAACAAAGCTTGGATGTGGTGAAGGTGGTTGTGGAGCCTGCACTGTCATGGTCTCTTGCTTTGACCGTATTACAAAGAAATCACT GCATTTTGCAATCAATGCATGTTTGGCTCCACTTTATTCTGTGGAAGGAATGCATGTAATCACAGTTGAGGGAATTGGAGATCGCCAGCGTGGTTTGCACCCAGTTCAG GAATGTTTAGCTAAGGCACATGGTTCACAATGTGGATTTTGCACCCCTGGTTTTGTGATGTCTATGTATGCTCTGCTGAGATCGAGCAAACAGCCTCCTACTGAAGACCAGATTGAAGACTGCCTTGCAGGAAATTTGTGTCGTTGTACTGGCTACCGACCAATTATAGATGCCTTCCGTGTGTTTGCCAAAACGGATAATTTGGCATACACCAATTCATCTTCAGAAAATGCAAATGACCAAGCTATCTGCCCTTCTACTGGGAAGCCATGTTCCTGCAGGAATGAGACAGATATCAATGTTAATGAGTCCTCATTATCGTCGTCTGTGGAAAGATATTCACCTTATTCATACAATGAAATTGATGGGAGTGCATACAACGAGAGGGAACTCATCTTCCCCCCAGAACTTCAGTTGAGAAAAGTTATGCCACTTAAATTAAATGGGTTCAATGAGATCAAATGGTATAGGCCTCTTAAACTAAAGCAATTATTACATTTGAAATCTTGCTACCTGGACGCAAAGCTTATCATTGGTAACTCAGAAGTGGGAGTTGAAACAAAGTTTAAGAATGCCCAATATAAGGTCATGATCTCAGTTACTCACATTCCAGAGCTTAATACCCTCAAAGTTAAAGAAGATGGCATACACATTGGTTCTGCTGTAAGACTTGCACAACTTCAAAATTTCCTTAAAAAGGTTATAGCAGAGTGTGATTTGCCTGAAACTTCGTCATGCCAGGCAATAGTACGTCAGTTAAAATGGTTTGCTGGTACACAAATCAGGAATGTTGCATCTGTTGGTGGTAACATTTGTACTGCTAGTCCAATATCAGACCTAAATCCACTTTGGATAGCTGTAGGTGCAAAATTCCAGATAATAGATGTGAACAGCAATGTCAGAACTACCCTTGCAAAGGATTTCTTTCTTGGTTACCGTAAAGTTGATATGAAACCTGAAGAAATATTGCTTTCTATTATACTACCATGGACAAGGCCTTTTGAATATGTCAAAGAATTTAAACAGGCACATAGAAGGGAGGATGATATTGCTTTGGTTAATGCTGGAATGCGTGTGTATTTACATGAAGCTGAAGGAAATTGGATAATATCTGATGTTTCAATTGTCTTTGGTGGGGTAGCAGCAGTTCCACTTAGTGCTTCAAGGACCGAAAACTTTCTTACTGGAAAGAAGTGGGACTCTGGGTTGCTGGATGATACTTTCAATTTGTTGAAAGAAGACATCTCTCTTTCAGAGAATGCACCTGGTGGAATGATTGAATTTCGCAGATCGCTTACTTTGAGTTTCTTTTTCAAATTTTTCCTTTCTGTTACTCATGAAATGAAAATAAAAGGGTTGTTAGAAGATGGATTGCATGCAGATCATCTGTCAGCTGTACAGCCTTACAGTAGGCCTGTTACTGTTGGAACTCAAAGTTATGAATTAGTAAGGCAAGGAACTTCTGTAGGTCAGCCAATGGTTCATATGTCAGCTATGCTTCAG GTCACTGGTGAGGCTGAATACACTGATGACACACCGACACCTCCCAATACTTTGCATGCTGCTTTGGTGCTGAGTAAGAAGGCTCATGCTCGCATATTGTCTATTGATGATTCACTTGCCAAATCTTCCCCTGGCTTTACTGGGCTGTTCCTTTCAAAAGACATACCTGGTGTTAACCATACTGGACCAGCTATCCATGATGAGGAGTTTTTTGCATCCGACATTGTTACTTGTGTTGGTCAG ATCATTGGAATTGTTGTTGCTGATACCCATGATAATGCAAAAACTGCTGCCAACAAAGTACATATCGAGTATTGTGAGCTCCCAGCGATTTTATCTATAGAGGAAGCTGTCAAGAATGGAAGCTTTCATCCAAATACCAAGAAATGCCTTGTAAAAGGCGATGTAGAACAATGTTTCCTGTCTGGTGCATGTGACAGAATTGTATCAGGACAAGTTCATGTTGGAGGTCAAGAGCATTTTTACATGGAACCTCAATGCACTCTTGTCTGGCCAGTGGATTCTGGAAATGAAATTCATATGGTCTCATCTACTCAA GATCCGCAGAAGCATCAGAAATATGTTGCTAGCGTTCTTGGTCTTCCACAATCAAAAGTTGTTTGCAAGACTAAGCGTATTGGTGGCGGATTTGGTGGAAAAGAAACCAGATCAGCAATATTTGCTGCAGCAGCATCTGTACCCTCTTTCTGTCTGAGAAGGCCAGTAAAGCTTGTTTTGGACAGAGACGTTGACATGATATCAACTGGACAGAGGCACAGTTTCCTTGGGAAATATAAG GTGGGATTTACCAATGAAGGGAAGATACTGGCCCTAGACCTGGAAATTTATAACAACGGTGGTCATTCACTTGATCTGTCCCTAGCAGTACTGGAGCGTGCTATGTTTCATTCAGAAAATGTCTATGACATAGCAAACATCAGAATCAATGGGCAAGTATGCTTTACAAACTTCCCAAGTAACACTGCTTTCCGAGGTTTTGGTGGTCCACAAGGCTTGTTGATTGCAGAGAATTGGATTCACCATATAGCTACAGAACTCCAACGAAGTCCTGAGGAGATAAAA GAACTTAATTTTCACAATGATGGAGTTGTGCTGCATTATGGCCAGTTGCTCCAGAATTGTACAATAGGTTCAGTTTGGGATCAACTAAAAGCATCTTGTAATTTTGTGGAAGCTCGCAAAGCTGTGAATAGTTTTAACAGTAATAACCGCTGGAGGAAGCGAGGAATTGCCATGATTCCCACAAAATTTGGCATATCCTTCACTGCAAAATTCATGAATCAG GCTGGCGCTCTTGTGCAAGTTTACACTGATGGCACTGTCTTGGTAACACATGGTGGGGTTGAGATGGGACAGGGTTTGCACACAAAGGTAGCCCAAGTTGCtgcttcatcattcaatatcccTCTTAGCTCTGTATTTATATCAGAGACAAGTACTGATAAG GTCCCAAATGCATCACCAACAGCAGCCTCTGCTAGTTCAGATCTGTATGGAGCTGCAGTTTTGGATGCTTGTCAGCAAATCAAGGTTCGAATGGAACCCATTGCTAGCAAAGGAACCCACAACTCGTTTGCAGAG TTGGCTCAAGCATGCTACATGGAACGTGTGGATCTGTCTGCTCATGGGTTTTATTCTACACCTAATATTGGTTTTGACTGGACGATTGGCAAGGGAACTCCATTCAATTATTTCACATATGGAGCTGCATTTGCAGAAGTTGAGATCGACACCCTAACTGGGGATTTTTACACAAGGACAGCTGATATTGTTATGGATCTCGGCTTTTCAATTAATCCAGCAATTGACATTGGCCAG ATTGAAGGAGCTTTTATCCAAGGATTGGGCTGGGCAGCCATGGAAGAGCTAAAACGGGGGGATGATAACCATAAGTGGATTCGACCTGGACACCTCTTCACCTGTGGTCCTGGTTCTTACAAAATACCCTCTGTAAATGATATACCTCTAAATTTCAAGGTTTCTCTATTAAAG GGGGTTCCAAATCCGAAGGCTATTCATTCTTCCAAAGCCGTGGGAGAGCCACCATTTTTCCTAGGCTCCACTGTCTTATTTGCGATAAAGGACGCGATCTTTGCGGCAAGGGCTGAGGAGGGGCACTTGGGCTGGTTCCCACTCGACAACCCGGCGACACCAGAAAGAATAAGAATGGCGTGTGTGGATTCCATTACAAAGAAATTTGCCGGCATAGATTACCGGCCCAAGCTTAGTGTATAG